In a single window of the Gossypium hirsutum isolate 1008001.06 chromosome D02, Gossypium_hirsutum_v2.1, whole genome shotgun sequence genome:
- the LOC121214519 gene encoding homer protein homolog 2-like — MEAKKMNLRLDIDVQKLENEKLKKEKSKAEEELDSLKTDYKKMRLSMRTAGLRKTSEQWQVEIREEKDKPDRWEQKFQEMQKRNEVLEKSLSESQKEKGELKDRVVMLEGCLRQYRNQNLEKELKASLIKIEEMKKRIEELETELQSCEIQIKHLKANESHNNEQLHHFQSQVRSRDHLIEEVMVQIREVTDHIQTLAVQVDTLSVKYELESDRGQ; from the coding sequence atggaggCGAAAAAGATGAACTTAAGATTGGATATAGACGTTCAGAAGCTTGAAAATGAGAAGCTAAAGAAAGAGAAAAGCAAGGCTGAGGAAGAGCTGGATAGTCTGAAGACGGATTATAAAAAAATGCGTTTGTCAATGAGAACTGCTGGGCTGAGAAAGACTTCAGAACAATGGCAAGTAGAAATCCGAGAAGAAAAGGACAAACCCGATAGATGGGAACAAAAATTTCAGGAGATGCAGAAACGAAATGAAGttttagaaaagagtttgtcagaaagccaaaAGGAAAAAGGCGAGCTAAAAGATAGGGTGGTTATGTTGGAAGGATGTCTTCGTCAATATCGAAATCAGAATTTggaaaaagagttgaaagctagcTTGATcaagattgaagaaatgaagaaaagaattgAAGAGCTAGAAACAGAACTGCAAAGTTGTGAGATCCAGATCAAGCACTTGAAAGCAAACGAGAGTCATAATAATGAGCAGCTTCATCACTTTCAGAGTCAAGTTAGAAGCAGAGATCATCTTATCGAGGAAGTTATGGTCCAGATTCGAGAAGTAACTGATCATATACAGACTTTAGCAGTACAAGTTGACACactgagtgtgaagtatgaattagaatcggatCGGGGACAATAA